The proteins below are encoded in one region of Citrobacter enshiensis:
- the lptM gene encoding LPS translocon maturation chaperone LptM, producing the protein MKNVFQALAVLLTLFSLTGCGLKGPLYFPPEDKNAPPPTHKVEPQTQSTMPERNDRATGDGPTQVNY; encoded by the coding sequence ATGAAAAACGTGTTTCAGGCACTCGCTGTACTTCTTACTCTGTTCAGCCTGACGGGCTGTGGTCTTAAAGGCCCGCTCTATTTTCCGCCAGAGGACAAAAATGCACCGCCTCCGACGCATAAGGTTGAACCGCAAACGCAATCCACCATGCCAGAACGCAATGATCGTGCAACAGGCGACGGCCCTACTCAGGTGAATTACTGA
- the dapF gene encoding diaminopimelate epimerase produces the protein MQFSKMHGLGNDFMVVDAVTQNVFFSPELIRRLSDRHLGVGFDQLLVVEPPYDPELDFHYRIFNADGSEVSQCGNGARCFARFVRLKGLTNKRDIRVSTANGRMILSVTDDELVRVNMGEPNFEPAQVPFRANKAEKTYIMRVAEQTVLCGVVSMGNPHCVIQVDDVDTAAVETLGPVLENHERFPERANIGFMQVVKREHIRLRVYERGAGETQACGSGACAAVAVGIQQGLLAEEVRVELPGGRLDIAWKGPGHPLYMTGPAAHVYDGFIHL, from the coding sequence ATGCAATTCTCTAAAATGCATGGCCTTGGCAACGATTTTATGGTCGTCGACGCGGTAACGCAGAATGTCTTTTTCTCGCCGGAGTTGATCCGCCGTCTGTCGGACAGACATCTGGGGGTCGGATTCGATCAACTGTTGGTGGTCGAGCCGCCTTACGATCCCGAGCTGGATTTTCATTACCGCATCTTTAATGCGGATGGGAGTGAAGTCTCGCAGTGCGGTAACGGTGCACGCTGTTTTGCCCGGTTTGTTCGCCTGAAAGGGTTGACGAACAAGCGCGATATTCGCGTCAGCACGGCCAATGGCCGCATGATTCTGAGCGTCACCGACGACGAACTGGTGCGGGTCAACATGGGCGAGCCCAACTTTGAACCGGCGCAGGTGCCTTTTCGCGCCAACAAAGCGGAAAAGACCTATATTATGCGAGTCGCCGAACAGACAGTATTGTGCGGCGTCGTTTCGATGGGGAACCCGCATTGCGTGATTCAGGTTGATGATGTTGATACGGCCGCCGTAGAAACGTTGGGGCCGGTTCTGGAAAATCATGAACGCTTTCCTGAGCGCGCCAATATCGGGTTTATGCAAGTGGTCAAACGCGAGCATATCCGGTTACGCGTTTATGAGCGTGGGGCAGGAGAAACCCAGGCCTGCGGCAGTGGTGCGTGCGCTGCCGTGGCGGTCGGTATTCAGCAGGGTTTGCTGGCAGAAGAAGTACGCGTGGAATTACCGGGCGGTCGCCTTGATATCGCCTGGAAAGGTCCGGGCCATCCGTTATATATGACTGGCCCGGCGGCACATGTCTACGACGGGTTTATTCATCTATGA
- the cyaY gene encoding iron donor protein CyaY, with protein MNDSEFHRLADTLWMTIEERLDDWDGDSDIDCEINGGVLTITFENGSKIIINRQEPLHQVWLATKQGGYHFDLKGDEWICDRSGETFWALLEQAATQQAGEEVSFR; from the coding sequence ATGAACGACAGTGAATTTCATCGCCTTGCAGATACTCTGTGGATGACCATTGAAGAGCGTCTGGACGACTGGGACGGCGACAGCGATATCGACTGCGAAATTAACGGTGGTGTGTTGACCATTACCTTTGAAAACGGCAGTAAAATTATTATCAATCGCCAGGAGCCGTTGCATCAGGTGTGGCTGGCGACCAAACAGGGCGGCTACCATTTTGATCTGAAAGGCGACGAATGGATCTGCGACCGCAGCGGTGAAACCTTCTGGGCGCTGCTTGAGCAAGCGGCAACGCAACAAGCGGGTGAAGAGGTTAGCTTCCGTTAA
- a CDS encoding DUF484 domain-containing protein, with protein sequence MKQPGEELQETLMELDDRAVVEYLQRHPEFFIRNARAVEAMRVPHPVRGTISLVEWHMARARNHINELEENMTLLMEQANANESLFNRLLHLQGRLASASSLDELLIRFHRWARDLGLAGATIRLFPDRWRLGAPSSFTHLALSRQAFEPLRIQRLGHEQHYLGPLNGPELLVVLPEAKAIGSVAMSMLGREGDLGVMLFSSRDAHHYQQGQGTQLLQEIALMLPELLERWIERI encoded by the coding sequence ATGAAACAACCAGGGGAAGAACTACAGGAAACACTCATGGAACTGGATGACCGTGCGGTCGTCGAGTATTTACAGCGTCACCCTGAGTTTTTTATCCGCAATGCTCGCGCTGTCGAAGCGATGCGTGTCCCGCATCCGGTGCGTGGAACCATCTCTTTAGTTGAATGGCATATGGCGCGCGCGCGCAACCATATCAATGAGCTCGAAGAGAACATGACGCTGCTGATGGAGCAGGCGAACGCCAACGAAAGCCTGTTTAATCGTCTGTTGCATCTCCAGGGGCGGCTGGCGTCAGCCAGTAGTCTGGATGAGCTGCTGATACGTTTTCATCGCTGGGCGCGCGATCTGGGGCTGGCAGGGGCAACAATCCGCTTATTCCCCGATCGCTGGCGACTCGGCGCGCCGTCGAGTTTCACGCATCTGGCATTAAGCCGTCAGGCCTTCGAACCGTTGCGTATTCAACGTCTGGGGCACGAGCAGCACTATCTTGGCCCGCTCAACGGCCCGGAACTGCTGGTGGTGCTGCCGGAAGCCAAAGCGATAGGCTCGGTGGCGATGTCAATGCTGGGGCGAGAGGGCGATCTCGGCGTCATGCTTTTCAGCAGTCGTGACGCGCACCACTATCAACAGGGACAAGGGACGCAGTTGCTGCAAGAGATAGCGCTGATGTTGCCGGAGTTGCTTGAGCGTTGGATTGAACGCATATGA